Proteins encoded together in one Lathyrus oleraceus cultivar Zhongwan6 chromosome 5, CAAS_Psat_ZW6_1.0, whole genome shotgun sequence window:
- the LOC127084321 gene encoding beta-galactosidase 3, with the protein MDSTSVSKLLLVMIFFVLFLCCDCNVTYDRKSLLINGQRKILISGSIHYPRSTPEMWEDLIRKAKHGGLDVIDTYVFWDVHEPSPHNYNFEGRYDLVRFIKTVQKVGLYVNLRIGPYVCAEWNFGGIPVWLKYVPGISFRTDNGPFKAAMEGFTQKIVQMMKSENLFQSQGGPIVLSQIENEYGPESKAMGAAGHAYLNWAAYMAVGLGTGVPWVMCKEIDAPDPVINSCNGFYCDDFSPNKPYKPSMWTESWSGWFNEFGGPIHQRPVQDLAFAVARFIQKGGSYVNYYMYHGGTNFGRSAGGPFITTSYDYDAPIDEYGLIRQPKYSHLKDLHKAIKRCEHALVSSDPTVTSLGTYQQAHVFSAGTAGCAAFLANYHVKSAATVVFNNKHYDLPPWSISILPDCRTSVFNTAKVRTQTSVVKMLHVDSRFSWETYNEDLSSLDERSSITATGLLEHLNVTRDASDYLWYITSVDISSSESFLRGGHKPSINVQSAGHAVHVYVNGNFLGSAFGTRKQRSCIFNGPVNLHAGANKIALLSVTVGLPNAGRHYETWEAGITGPVLLHGLDHGPKDLTHNKWSYQVGLKGEAVNLALPNEVSSVDWVQDSLAIRSRSQLKWHKAYFNAPEGNEPLALDLESMGKGQVWINGQSIGRYWMAYAAGDCSSCSYSGTFKPAKCQLGCGQPTQRWYHVPRSWLKPTKNLIVVFEELGGNPWKISLLKRTVHTAAVRE; encoded by the exons ATGGACTCTACTTCAGTTTCAAAGCTACTACTAGTAATGATattctttgttttgtttttgtgtTGTGATTGCAATGTTACTTATGATAGAAAGTCTCTTCTCATTAATGGCCAAAGAAAAATCTTAATTTCTGGTTCAATTCACTATCCTAGAAGCACCCCTGAG ATGTGGGAAGATCTAATTCGGAAGGCGAAACATGGTGGTCTTGATGTTATTGACACTTATGTCTTTTGGGATGTTCATGAACCATCTCCTCACAAT TACAATTTTGAAGGAAGATATGATCTAGTTAGGTTCATTAAGACAGTGCAAAAAGTGGGGCTTTATGTTAATCTTCGCATTGGACCTTATGTTTGCGCTGAGTGGAACTTCGG GGGAATTCCTGTTTGGTTGAAGTATGTTCCTGGTATAAGCTTTAGAACCGATAACGGGCCTTTCAAG GCTGCAATGGAAGGTTTTACTCAGAAGATTGTTCAAATGATGAAGAGTGAAAACTTGTTTCAGTCTCAGGGTGGTCCAATTGTTCTTTCTCAG ATTGAGAACGAGTACGGACCAGAGAGCAAGGCGATGGGAGCTGCTGGTCATGCATACCTAAACTGGGCTGCTTATATGGCTGTTGGATTGGGAACAGGAGTCCCTTGGGTGATGTGCAAGGAAATCGATGCCCCGGATCCTGTG ATTAATTCGTGTAATGGATTTTACTGTGACGATTTCTCTCCAAATAAACCATATAAGCCTAGCATGTGGACCGAGTCTTGGAGTGGCTG GTTTAATGAATTTGGTGGCCCGATTCACCAGCGACCAGTTCAAGATCTGGCATTCGCAGTTGCTCGTTTCATTCAGAAGGGCGGATCATATGTGAATTACTACATG TACCATGGAGGAACTAACTTTGGACGATCAGCTGGGGGTCCGTTCATTACTACAAGCTACGACTATGATGCTCCAATCGATGAATACG GTTTGATTAGGCAACCAAAATATAGTCATTTGAAGGATCTTCATAAAGCTATCAAGCGATGCGAGCATGCTTTGGTTTCTTCGGACCCTACTGTTACATCATTAGGAACATATCAGCAG GCTCATGTATTCTCTGCAGGAACTGCAGGATGTGCAGCTTTTCTCGCAAACTATCATGTAAAGTCTGCTGCTACCGTAGTTTTCAATAATAAGCACTATGACTTGCCTCCGTGGTCCATAAGCATCCTTCCCGATTGCAGAACTTCCGTTTTTAATACCGCAAAA GTGAGAACTCAAACTTCAGTGGTAAAAATGCTTCATGTTGATTCTAGGTTCTCGTGGGAGACCTATAATGAAGATCTATCTTCTCTCGACGAAAGGTCAAGTATTACAGCTACTGGACTCTTGGAACATCTGAACGTTACGAGAGACGCCAGTGATTATCTATGGTACATAACCAG TGTTGACATAAGCTCATCAGAATCATTTCTTCGAGGAGGACACAAACCGAGCATTAATGTGCAATCTGCAGGACATGCTGTCCATGTGTATGTTAATGGAAATTTTTTAG GGTCGGCTTTCGGGACAAGGAAACAAAGAAGTTGCATATTTAACGGGCCAGTTAACCTACACGCTGGAGCTAATAAAATTGCTCTTCTCAGCGTGACTGTTGGATTGCCG AACGCTGGTCGGCATTATGAAACATGGGAGGCAGGAATCACTGGTCCCGTTTTGCTGCATGGTCTCGACCATGGACCGAAAGATTTGACGCATAATAAATGGTCTTATCAG GTTGGCCTTAAAGGAGAAGCTGTGAATTTGGCGTTGCCGAATGAGGTCTCATCTGTTGATTGGGTCCAAGATTCACTAGCTATCCGAAGCCGGTCACAACTGAAATGGCACAAG GCGTACTTTAACGCACCGGAGGGAAACGAACCATTGGCTTTGGACCTGGAAAGTATGGGCAAGGGCCAAGTATGGATCAATGGACAAAGCATAGGAAGGTATTGGATGGCTTATGCAGCGGGTGACTGTAGTTCTTGCAGCTATTCTGGAACATTCAAGCCTGCAAAATGCCAACTTGGTTGCGGACAGCCCACTCAACGATG GTATCACGTTCCAAGGTCGTGGCTAAAGCCAACAAAGAACCTGATAGTAGTGTTCGAAGAATTGGGCGGAAATCCTTGGAAAATATCTCTGCTAAAGAGAACAGTCCATACTGCAGCAGTTCGTGAGTAG